Proteins co-encoded in one Neodiprion lecontei isolate iyNeoLeco1 chromosome 3, iyNeoLeco1.1, whole genome shotgun sequence genomic window:
- the LOC124293449 gene encoding uncharacterized protein LOC124293449, with amino-acid sequence MTLLSMTNLKSQHPRMVRRLLSSNNYPNKVISKCEKIVSERIRNNIRSNNVNRNWSFSRFPYIKGLSPRLGSLFRHTNCKLVFYNVFKVKDLFSRLKDKVEKEDRSGLVYRIPCSCGKWYVGQTRQKLKARVRQHKLDCRPEKSIKNNKTALAEHHFVEDGHNFQFEDVEILDLEKNYMKRNLSEMIFIKAMNCVNFRSDTQNLSTIYSDLINDVKDLVKS; translated from the exons ATGACTCTGTTGTCCATGACTA ATCTAAAATCTCAACATCCTCGCATGGTTAGAAGATTACTGTCATCTAACAATTATCCAAACAAGGTCATCAGCAAGTGTGAGAAAATTGTGTCCGAGAGGATTAGAAACAACATCAGGAGCAACAATGTTAACAGGAATTGGTCGTTCAGCAGATTTCCCTACATAAAAGGCTTGTCACCAAGACTGGGATCTTTATTTAGGCACACCAACTGCAAGTTGGTATTCTATAATGTATTCAAGGTTAAGGATCTATTTTCCCGGCTAAAAGACAAAGTGGAGAAAGAAGATAGATCTGGCCTGGTATACAGGATTCCGTGCTCGTGTGGGAAATGGTACGTTGGACAGACCAGGCAAAAATTAAAAGCCAGAGTGAGACAACACAAACTTGACTGCAGACCTGAGAAGTCcataaaaaacaacaaaacagcATTAGCGGAACATCACTTTGTTGAGGATGGTCATAACTTTCAGTTCGAGGATGTTGAGATTTTAGATCTGgagaaaaattacatgaaGAGAAACCTaagtgaaatgatttttattaaggCGATGAATTGTGTCAATTTTAGATCCGACACGCAAAACCTCAGTACAATTTACAGTGACCTGATAAATGATGTTAAGGATTTAGTGAAGTcatag